A genomic stretch from Helianthus annuus cultivar XRQ/B chromosome 1, HanXRQr2.0-SUNRISE, whole genome shotgun sequence includes:
- the LOC110868403 gene encoding 17.3 kDa class I heat shock protein — protein MSIVSSLFGGRRSSVFDPFSLDVWDPFRDFPISSSSDVSRETSALVNARVDWKETPEAHVFKADLPGIKKEEVKVEVEDGNILKITGERNIEKEDKNDKWHRVERSSGKFTRRFRLPENAKMDQVKAAMENGVLTITVPKEEVKKPDVKSIEISG, from the coding sequence ATGTCGATCGTCTCAAGCTTGTTCGGTGGCCGAAGGAGCAGCGTCTTCGACCCCTTTTCCCTAGACGTTTGGGACCCATTCAGAGACTTCCCCATTTCGTCTTCCTCTGATGTTTCAAGGGAAACTTCTGCGTTGGTAAACGCCCGTGTGGATTGGAAGGAAACGCCAGAAGCTCATGTGTTCAAGGCGGATCTTCCAGGGATCAAAAAGGAAGAAGTGAAGGTGGAGGTAGAAGACGGAAACATCTTAAAAATCACCGGTGAGAGGAACATCGAGAAAGAAGATAAGAATGACAAATGGCATCGGGTTGAACGAAGCAGTGGCAAATTCACAAGGAGGTTCAGGTTGCCGGAGAATGCTAAAATGGATCAGGTGAAAGCGGCCATGGAAAACGGGGTGCTTACAATTACGGTGCCCAAAGAAGAAGTGAAGAAACCCGATGTCAAGTCTATTGAGATCTCTGGTTAG
- the LOC110868413 gene encoding 17.3 kDa class I heat shock protein-like: protein MSIVPSLFGGRSSSVFDPFSLDVWDPFKDFPISSWSDVSRETSALVNARVDWKETPEAHVFKADLPGMKKEEVKVEVEAGNILQITGERNVEKEDKNDKWHRVERSSGKFTRRFRLPENAKMDEVKAAMENGVLTITVPKEEVKKPDVKSIEISV, encoded by the coding sequence ATGTCGATCGTCCCCAGCTTGTTCGGTGGCCGAAGCAGCAGTGTCTTCGACCCATTCTCCTTAGACGTTTGGGACCCTTTCAAAGACTTCCCAATTTCATCCTGGTCTGATGTTTCAAGGGAAACCTCTGCTTTGGTAAACGCCCGTGTGGATTGGAAGGAAACCCCGGAAGCTCACGTGTTCAAGGCAGATCTTCCTGGGATGAAGAAAGAAGAAGTGAAGGTGGAGGTAGAAGCCGGAAACATCTTACAGATCACCGGTGAGAGGAATGTGGAGAAAGAAGATAAGAATGATAAATGGCATCGGGTTGAACGAAGCAGTGGCAAATTCACAAGGAGGTTCAGGTTGCCGGAGAATGCTAAAATGGATGAGGTGAAGGCGGCCATGGAAAATGGAGTGCTCACAATTACTGTGCCTAAAGAAGAAGTGAAGAAACCTGATGTCAAGTCTATTGAAATCTccgtttaa
- the LOC110905300 gene encoding uncharacterized protein LOC110905300: MADLVNLFGETLISKLEPDNPLYLHASDSTHLTIVNIKLKGTENYTVWANAMLLALRVKNKLGFVDGSIDKPVDDEVLAAQWERCNSVVLTWILNSVSEELYLGQVYSKLASEVWKDLKETYDNIDGSVVFNLYQKINGFNQNGLSVSEYYHKLNIMWKQLDQILQLPSCTCNASTSFNNFNQMIKLMQFLMGLDSVYQSVRTNPLTKESLPTVKEAFAIVSREESHRNSSSDKKSQTVGFVSKISQSDLTKRINKVSNQSLKCTNCNKLGHTVEKCFEIIGYPSWMKPRGGQGKKAIASSSNTVSVVNDTSGSGVASLSAEQVSRLLSLLSDRTCETAGQSCNVSGSVTSSFCSNVFYKPVYNFATLFDNKRDSGWIVDSGANQHMVKSHEMLSDFVDVSNLNIKVKHPNGTDALVTKIGSLKLTQGVILQDVFVVPGYSINLIYMHKLAKDNKLYVGFDENTCYIQDLLTKKILVTGRQLVLETSGLKESQQPSQS, encoded by the coding sequence ATGGCTGATTTAGTTAATCTGTTTGGTGAAACTTTGATTAGTAAACTTGAACCTGATAATCCTTTGTATTTACATGCTAGTGATTCAACACATTTAACTATTGTAAATATAAAACTAAAAGGTACTGAGAATTACACAGTTTGGGCAAATGCTATGCTTCTTGCTTTAAGAGTTAAAAATAAACTAGGTTTTGTAGATGGTTCTATTGATAAGCCTGTTGATGATGAAGTACTTGCTGCTCAATGGGAAAGATGTAATTCGGTTGTTTTAACATGGATTTTAAATTCTGTGTCTGAGGAACTATATTTGGGTCAAGTTTATTCAAAATTAGCTTCTGAAGTGTGGAAAGATTTAAAGGAGACTTATGATAATATTGATGGTTCTGTTGTGTTTAACCTGTATCAGAAGATTAATGGTTTTAATCAAAATGGGTTGTCTGTGTCTGAGTATTATCATAAACTGAATATTATGTGGAAACAGTTGGATCAAATACTACAGTTGCCTTCCTGTACTTGTAATGCTTCAACTTCGTTTAATAACTTCaatcaaatgataaaacttaTGCAGTTTTTAATGGGATTAGATAGTGTTTACCAAAGTGTTAGAACTAATCCGTTGACTAAAGAAAGTCTTCCTACTGTAAAAGAGGCGTTTGCCATTGTTTCTAGAGAAGAATCTCATAGAAACTCTAGTAGTGATAAGAAAAGTCAAACtgtagggtttgtttctaaaatTAGTCAATCCGATTTAACAAAGAGAATTAATAAAGTGTCTAATCAATCTTTAAAGTGTACTAACTGTAATAAGTTGGGTCATACCgttgaaaaatgttttgaaattATTGGATATCCCTCTTGGATGAAGCCAAGAGGGGGACAAGGAAAGAAGGCAATTGCTAGTAGTAGTAATACTGTTAGTGTTGTTAATGATACTAGTGGGTCTGGTGTTGCATCTTTGAGTGCTGAACAAGTGTCTAGGTTATTGAGTTTGTTATCTGATAGAACTTGTGAGACTGCTGGTCAGAGCTGCAATGTGTCAGGTAGTGTAACTAGTTCTTTTTGTTCCAATGTATTTTATAAACCTGTTTATAATTTTGCAACTTTGTTTGATAACAAAAGGGATAGTGGGTGGATAGTTGACTCAGGTGCCAATCAACATATGGTTAAAAGTCATGAAATGCTTTCTGATTTTGTTGATGTCTCAAATTTGAATATTAAGGTTAAACATCCAAATGGAACTGATGCTTTGGTAACTAAAATAGGTAGTTTAAAACTTACACAAGGGGTCATTTTACAAGATGTTTTTGTTGTACCTGGGTATTCTATCAATCTAATTTATATGCATAAGCTTGCTAAAGATAATAAACTATATGTTGGTTTTGATGAAAATACTTGTTATATTCAGGATTTGTTAACAAAGAAAATCCTGGTGACTGGTAGACAGTTAGTGTTGGAAACAAGCGGTCTCAAAGAATCCCAACAACCCTCCCAAAGCTAA